The Aureimonas mangrovi genome includes a region encoding these proteins:
- the gatB gene encoding Asp-tRNA(Asn)/Glu-tRNA(Gln) amidotransferase subunit GatB, translated as MIIVDTRTPDPKKFIPGATGDWEIIVGMEVHAQVLSDAKLFSGASTQFGKGPNENVSLVDAAMPGMLPVINEECVRQAVRTGIGLKAQINNRSVFDRKNYFYPDLPQGYQISQFAHPIVGEGIVKVSVGPDSKGGFEEIEIGIERLHLEQDAGKSMHDQHPSMSFVDLNRSGVALMEIVSKPDIRSAEEARAYLTKLRTILRYLGTCDGNMDEGSMRADVNVSVRKPGGEFGTRCEIKNVNSIRFVGQAVEAEARRQIAVIEDGGTIDQETRLFDPVKGETRSMRSKEDAHDYRYFPDPDLLPLEFDDAFVAALAENLPELPDDKRARLIDSGLSAYDASILVSEKAIADFYEKVAEGREGKQAANWVINDLLGALNKSGKDIEETPVSADQLGAILDLVREGTISGKIAKDLFEMVWAEGGDPRELVESRGMKQVTDTGAIEKAVDEVIASNPEKVEQAKAKPTLAGWFVGQVMKATGGKANPQAVNDLVKAKLGIE; from the coding sequence ATGATCATCGTCGATACCCGCACGCCCGACCCGAAGAAGTTCATCCCCGGCGCCACCGGCGACTGGGAGATCATTGTGGGCATGGAAGTCCATGCGCAGGTGCTGTCGGACGCCAAGCTCTTCTCCGGCGCCTCCACGCAGTTCGGCAAGGGCCCGAACGAGAACGTCAGCCTCGTCGACGCGGCGATGCCCGGCATGCTGCCCGTGATCAACGAGGAGTGCGTGCGCCAGGCCGTGCGCACCGGCATCGGACTGAAGGCGCAGATCAACAACCGCTCGGTCTTCGACCGGAAGAACTACTTCTACCCGGACCTGCCGCAGGGCTACCAGATCTCGCAGTTCGCGCACCCGATCGTCGGCGAGGGGATCGTGAAGGTCTCCGTCGGCCCCGATTCCAAGGGCGGTTTCGAGGAGATCGAGATCGGCATCGAGCGGCTGCATCTCGAGCAGGACGCCGGCAAGTCGATGCACGACCAGCATCCGTCCATGTCGTTCGTCGATCTCAACCGTTCGGGCGTCGCGCTGATGGAGATCGTCTCCAAGCCGGACATTCGCTCGGCCGAGGAAGCGCGCGCCTATCTCACCAAGCTGCGCACGATCCTGCGTTATCTGGGCACCTGCGACGGCAACATGGACGAGGGCTCCATGCGGGCCGACGTCAACGTGTCGGTGCGCAAGCCCGGTGGAGAATTCGGCACGCGCTGCGAGATCAAGAACGTCAACTCGATCCGCTTCGTCGGCCAGGCGGTCGAGGCCGAGGCTCGGCGCCAGATCGCCGTGATCGAGGACGGCGGGACGATCGACCAGGAGACGCGCCTGTTCGATCCGGTGAAGGGCGAGACGCGCTCGATGCGCTCCAAGGAGGATGCGCACGACTATCGCTACTTCCCCGATCCCGACCTCCTGCCGCTGGAGTTCGACGATGCCTTCGTGGCGGCGCTTGCCGAGAACCTGCCCGAGCTGCCGGACGACAAGCGCGCGCGGCTGATAGACTCCGGCCTGTCGGCCTATGACGCCTCGATCCTCGTCTCGGAAAAGGCGATCGCCGACTTCTACGAGAAGGTCGCGGAAGGCCGCGAGGGCAAGCAGGCGGCCAACTGGGTGATCAACGATCTTCTCGGCGCGCTCAACAAGAGCGGCAAGGACATCGAGGAGACGCCGGTCTCGGCCGATCAATTGGGCGCGATCCTCGATCTCGTGCGCGAGGGCACCATCTCCGGCAAGATCGCCAAGGACCTGTTCGAGATGGTCTGGGCGGAGGGCGGAGACCCGCGCGAACTCGTCGAAAGCCGCGGCATGAAGCAGGTCACCGACACCGGCGCCATCGAGAAGGCGGTGGATGAGGTGATCGCCTCCAACCCGGAGAAGGTCGAGCAGGCCAAGGCCAAGCCGACGCTCGCCGGCTGGTTCGTCGGCCAGGTCATGAAGGCGACAGGCGGGAAGGCCAACCCGCAGGCCGTGAACGACCTGGTGAAGGCCAAGCTCGGGATCGAATGA